A single window of Periophthalmus magnuspinnatus isolate fPerMag1 chromosome 22, fPerMag1.2.pri, whole genome shotgun sequence DNA harbors:
- the zpcx gene encoding zona pellucida protein C, whose product MKTTNEYVKLSSTKATTSRRTAPRPSVLQDLQSGSAHLQSSDAHLQSDIPALPDVSVTCSKSDFVVRVKSGFYGLDADSTELRLGSTCQSNGVLRPDGDLLFSYPLTQCDGVRELLPGYVVYKFVLHYDPRPEHFPSKPHPITVNIECRYQRNHYLQIPAIKPTWETRVVHKRLRASQTNFHIQLMDDTWTNPVKSRVFQLEETVNVQVSAPHLPPGQKLYINSCYATPVTHSKSNVKCTIIDNYGCLMDSKMEPGASKFVARTDKSVRFSLKAFQFVTDPDAEISMSCQLYVTSAGPSPAHKSCTYTQKRWEALSGDDVICKCCDSQCVTSIRERAMMDGITSSESLWVSSHPDYSSYRINKTGVDKMRDSAEKTRNPEQKQVKSKLKSKQKQVKETAAITETEINSKESSYLEEFKWYTEDPEDEKVQAVESNNMLDVKQVSSTNERLEYQRMKPEAVLKEKAAQSVDPDGSANTESKRVLKQNSDENVRDGKDTTWYFTWR is encoded by the exons atgaaaactacCAATGAGTATGTGAAACTTTCGTCAACAAAAGCCACAACATCCAGAAGAACCGCGCCTCGGCCCTCTGTGCTTCAGGACCTTCAGTCTGGGAGCGCACACCTCCAGTCCAGTGACGCACACCTCCAGTCGGACATACCCGCGCTCCCGGACGTCTCTGTGACCTGCTCCAAGTCTGACTTCGTTGTGCGGGTCAAAAGTGGTTTCTACGGGCTGGACGCTGACTCCACTGAGCTGAGGCTGGGGAGCACGTGCCAAAGCAACGGCGTGCTGCGTCCTGACGGTGACCTGCTCTTCTCCTACCCGCTCACTCAGTGTGACGGTGTGCGTGAG TTGTTGCCCGGTTATGTGGTCTACAAGTTTGTTCTCCACTATGACCCCCGTCCAGAGCATTTTCCAAGTAAACCCCATCCGATTACTGTCAACATTGAGTGTCGTTATCAGAG GAACCACTACCTGCAAATACCTGCCATAAAGCCCACATGGGAGACTCGCGTTGTACATAAAAGGCTGAGGGCAAGTCAAACCAACTTCCACATACAGCTGATGGATG ACACATGGACAAATCCTGTCAAATCCAGGGTGTTCCAGCTTGAGGAAACTGTCAACGTCCAGGTCTCTGCTCCTCACTTACCTCCAGGACAAAAACTCTACATCAACAGCTGTTATGCAACTCCAGTAACTCACTCCAAAtccaatgtaaaatgtactattaTTGACAATTATGG CTGTTTAATGGACAGTAAGATGGAGCCAGGTGCATCAAAGTTTGTCGCTCGAACAGACAAGAGTGTGAGATTCTCCTTAAAGGCCTTTCAGTTTGTTACTGACCCTGATGCTGAG ATCAGTATGAGCTGCCAgttgtatgtcacatctgctggtCCGAGCCCagcacacaaatcctgcacatatacacaaaaacg GTGGGAGGCCCTCTCcggtgatgatgtcatatgcAAATGCTGTGACTCTCAATGTGTGACCTCCATACGAGAAAGAGCCATGATGGATG GCATTACTAGCAGTGAATCCTTGTGGGTATCCAGCCATCCAGATTACTCCAGCtatagaataaataaaactggTGTGGACAAGATGCGTGACAGTGCAGAAAAGACCAGAAATCCTGAGCAAAAGCAAGTCAAAAGCAAGTTAAAAAGCAAGCAAAAGCAAGTTAAAGAAACTGCTGCTATAACTGAAACTGAGATAAACAGCAAGGAATCATCTTATTTAGAAGAGTTTAAGTGGTATACAGAAGATCCTGAAGATGAGAAAGTGCAAGCTGTTGAAAGCAATAATATGTTGGATGTAAAGCAGGTCAGTTCTACCAACGAGAGGCTGGAATATCAAAGGATGAAACCAGAAGCTGTGTTAAAAGAAAAAGCTGCACAGTCAGTGGATCCTGATGGAAGTGCGAACACAGAGAGCAAGCGAGTGTTGAAACAGAACAGTGATGAGAATGTGAGAGATGGAAAGGACACTACTTGGTATTTCACTTGGAGATAA